The following nucleotide sequence is from Desulfobacterales bacterium.
CAAGGCAAAAAGGTGGCCCAGATTCTGCTCACCGGCGAGGATCTTTCCAACCGCAAACGGTATCTGAATGCGAGAAACACCTTTAATGCCCTGCTCGCCTGGGGGGTCGTGCCCATCATCAATGAAAACGACACCGTGGCGGTGGAATCGATTAAATTCGGGGACAACGACAACCTTTCCGCCATGATTACGCTGTTGATGGATGCCGATCTACTGATTAACCTGACGGACATCGACGGCCTGTACACGAAAGATCCGCGCGTATTCCAGGATGCCCGCCTGGTCCCCATCATTTCCTCGATCAGCAGGGACATTGAAAAGTGGGCCGGTGATATTCCGGGCGCGCTCGGCACGGGCGGCATGTCCAGCAAGATAAAAGCCGCTAAAAAAGTCACCGCCGCCGGCATTCCCATGATCATTGCCAAGGGAAACAAACCCGATGTCCTGATTCGGCTTTTTAACGGCGAAACCCACGGCACTTATTTTGCGCCCAAGGCGCGGCGCCTTGCCTGCCGAAAATGCTGGATCGCTTTTTCGATAAAACCGACGGGAAGTATCACCGTCGACAGCGGCGCGGCCCGGGCACTGTTAACCAATGGCAAGAGCCTGCTTCCCAGCGGTATCGTGAACGTCGACGGGGAGTTCGGTGAGGGCGCCGCGGTGGAATGCAAAACAGAGGCAAATGAGGTTCTGGGCATCGGATTGGTCAACTACAGCGCAGCCGATATTCGCTTGATCAAGGGGTTGAAAACGAACCAGATCAAAAGACTGCTGGGCAGCAAACCCTATGACGAGATCATTCACCGGGACAATCTGGCCATCACGGCCGTTCAAGATGCTTGAAACGCAATTTCCGCTTTTTCGCCCTTTCGTGTTTTCCGGTTGAGTGGCCCGCAATTTCGTGTATAAATCAATGAATAATAGACCAACAAGCCAATTTTAAACCCTTTCAATCAATTTCAATGGGGGAAATGATCATGTCCGTTGAAACAACCATTCAGGCAATGGCGATAGCGGCAAGAAAAGCGTCTTTCAAGATTGCCGGAATCGATTCATCGCTTAAAAACGAGGTACTGCTGAAAATTGCCGATGCCATCGAGGCCGATGCCGATGAAATAAAGGTGGAAAACCAAAAAGATCTGGTCCGGGCAAGAGAAGCCGGGCTTTCCGAGGCCATGATCGACCGGTTGACCATTACAAATGCGACCATCCTGTCCATGGCGCAGGGACTTCGGGATGTCGCCCGGCTTGAAGACCCGGTAGGTGCGATCGTTAAAGCCTGGCGTCGGCCGAACGGCCTGGAAGTCGCCAAAATGCGAATTCCCTTGGGCGTCATTGGTATTATTTATGAATCGCGCCCCAATGTGACGGTTGATGCCGCAGGCCTTTGCTTAAAAGCCGGAAATGCCGTTATTCTGCGGGGAGGCTCGGAGGCCCTTCACTCCAATCAGGCGCTGGCGGCAAAAATCGGCGCGGTTTTAAAGGCATCGGGATTGCCCGAAGCGGCGGTCCAGGTTGTCCCGATTCGGGATAGAAACGCGGTGAATGTGCTTCTGGCCCAGGAAGAATCGATCGATCTCATCATTCCCCGCGGCGGCGAAGGCCTGATCCGGTTTGTGGTGGAAAATTCCAAGATACCGGTCTTGAAGCATTATAAAGGGGTGTGCCATGTGTATGTCGATGACGGCGCGGATTTGGACATGGCGGAGAAAATTGCGTTTAATGCCAAGGTGCAGCGCCCCGGTGTCTGCAATGCGATGGAAACGCTTCTGGTGCATTCAGCCGTCAGCGTGGCCTTTCTTCCCCGGCTAAAAGCCTGCTTTGACGCCGCCGGCGTTGAAATACGCGGATGCGCCGAAACCCGACGAATCCTTCCCGATGTAACACCCGCTACCGAGCAGGATTGGCCGGCAGAATATTTGGATCTGATATGCGCCGTGAAGATCGTTCCTGATATGCAAGCCGCCATAGAACACATCAGCGCGCATGGCTCCTGCCATACCGAAACCATTGTCACCCGGGATTACGACCGCGCGCGCCGGTTTTTACGCAACGTGGATTCATCGGTCGTGCTGGTCAATGCCTCGACCCGATTTAATGACGGCGGAGAGCTGGGGCTGGGGGCTGAAATCGGCATCAGTACCAGCAAGCTTCATGCATTCGGCCCCATGGGTCTTGAAGAGCTGACCACGACGAAATTTATCGTGTACGGCAGCGGCCAGATACGGACCTGAGGCCGAATGAAACCGTCCGGAGAACCAGCGGAAAATAGCCGCGCTGAAAAAGGCATCGGACTTTTTGGCGGCACCTTCAATCCCGTCCATTCGGGCCATATTCTGGCGGCCCAAACGGCGATGGCCCGGCTCGCGATGACCACCGTTTTGTTTATTCCCGCGGCCCTGCCGCCGCATAAATCCCCGGAACATGTGGTTGCGGCGGCGGACCGGTTGGAAATGCTTCGTCTGGCCGTTTCAGGGGTGCCGGGCCTCGCCGTCTCGGAGGTTGAATTAACCCGCACCGGCGGCTCCAGCTATACGATTGATACGGTGCGCCATTTTCTGGCCGATGCTTCCCCGGACACCCGATATTATCTCATGGTCGGCCTGGACGCTTTTTTAGAGATACACACCTGGAAATCTTATCAAACGCTCCTGCAACTCATTCCAATCGTGGTATTGGCAAGGCCCGATTTTCAGCCGAAACGGCAAAATGACACTCAAAATATACTGCAACATTATCTTCAATCCAAGATTTCCGCTTCATATGATTTCTCTATTGAAAACAAGCGGTTCGAGTGTGCGAATCGGCCACCGCTGTATCTGCTGAGCGGCGGGCTTAAGGCACTGTCCGCCACCTTCGTTCGGGAACGGATTCGTTCAAATGCCGATATCGGCCCATTGGTCCCGGCGCGGGTCGCTGAATATATTAAACGGAAAGGACTTTATCGATGACGCAATCCTCCGGGAAGGCTATCACTGATTCGCTCGATGTGTTTGCAAAAGCAGCGCTCGGGAAAAAAGCCTTCGGACTGGTCATGCTCGATGTTCATGCATTGAGTTCGGTGACGGACGTATTTTTGATTTGCAGCGGGAAATCCAACCGCCAGGTGACGGCCATTGCCGAGCATATTCAGGTAGAACTGAAAAAAAACAAACTTCGCCCCTTGAGTGTCGAAGGGTTAAAAGAGGGGCATTGGGTCGTGATGGATTATGGGCATGTCATCATTCACGTATTTTATGAGCCGACCCGAACCTTTTATGACATCGAAGGATTATGGGCGGATGCCAAACGAATTAACACCCCGAGCATGATTAAGGCCATAGCCGAAACGCACCCCGAAATGGAGCCAAGCGATGACGATGACTAAACCCTTGCTGCTGATGATTTTAGACGGATGGGGCATCAACCCGAATTCACGAGGCAATGCGATTTTTCAGGCAAACACCCCGTCCCTGGACGCACTATTGGCTGAGTACCCCGTTACCCGGCTGCGCTGTTCCGGCGAGGCGGTGGGGCTCCCGGATGGCTATATGGGAAATTCGGAAGTCGGACACTTAAATATCGGCGCCGGCCGCATCGTGTACCAGGAATTGATGCGAATCAACCGGAGCATTTCAGACGGCACCTTCTTTACCAACGAGGCGCTGATGACACTGATGCAGCAGGTTCGTGAAAAAAACGGCGCCCTTCACCTGATGGGATTGTGTTCGGATAGCGGGGTTCACAGCCATTTAAATCATCTCTATGCCCTGTTGGAAATGGCCAAACGAAATGAAATAGCCAAGGTGCATGTGCATCCCATCATGGACGGACGGGACAGTCCACCAGACAGCGGTATCCGGTACATAGGAGCGTTAGAGCGCAACATCCGCGAACTGGGCATCGGTGAAATCGCCACCATCTGCGGCCGTTACTACGCCATGGACCGGGACAAGCGTTGGGATCGAACGGCCATCGCGTTTGACCTGTATACCAACGGAAAAGGCATTCCGGAAACCGAGCCGTCCGCGGCAGTGACCCATGCCTATGCCCGGGGAGAAACCGATGAATTTATTAAACCAATCATTCTGGTAACGGACACCGGGCGGCCCCGCACATGCATTCGGGACAATGACGGCGTGATCGTATTTAATTTCAGGGCGGATCGGGTTCGCCAGATCACCCGGGCGATGACGGATCCGGATTTCAGCGAGATCTGGCGAACCCGCATGCCGAACCTGTGCGGATGGGTCTGCATGACGCTCTATGATGAGAGCTTTCCCTTGCCGGTGGCCTTTCCGCCGGGTCATATGAAAAATATTCTCGGAGAAGTGATCAGCCGCCATGGGCTGCACCAACTTCGCATCGCCGAAACGGAAAAATACGCCCATGTGACCTATTTTTTCAATGGCGGAGAGGAAACCCCGTTCCCCAATGAAGACCGGCGCCTCATTGCCTCTCCGCGCGATGTACCGACCTATGACCATAAACCCGAGATGAGCGCGTTTTTGATCAAAGCCGAACTGTTATCCGCATTAAATGAAGGCTACGACTTTATTGTGCTCAACTTTGCCAATATGGATATGGTCGGGCATACCGGTGTCATGGCGGCAGCCATCAAGGCCTGCGAGGCGGTCGATACCTGCGTGGGAGAAATTGTCGCCAAAATCAAAGCCATGGGCGGCGCGGTGATGGTAACAGCGGATCATGGTAATGCGGAAAAAATGCTGGAGGACGATGGTTCGGTTCACACCGCTCACACCTTAAATCCGGTTCCCTTTGTCCTGGTGGATGATACGCGGAAAACCAAGCGGTTGCGCGAAGGGGTGCTGGGCGACATCGCTCCGACCGTTCTGGAAATTTTAGGCATATCGCAACCTTCTGAAATGACGGGCACATCCCTCTTAATAGAAGACGTATAATCAAAAAGCATGGAGAGCTACCATGGCAACCATTCAAAAGCCATATACCCTGATAGAAGATTTTGTGACCGGGCAACAAGTCCCGAATGTGGGAGCCGAGGCCAATCGCCAGGCAATGGAAAAGGTGCTGGTGCAGGAAAAAGGCTTTCTTAAATCCGATATTGAAGTAGATGCCGCTATCGAAGTGACCATCGCAGGGGAACCCTACGAATCCAGAATCGATCTGGTGGTGAGCACGAACGGCCAACGAATCATGGCCATCAAATGCGCGGCCGGCTCACTATCGTCCCGTGAAAGGGAGATCGTTGCGGCGGCCCGGCTTATCGATACCTGCCAAATTCCGCTGGCCGTGGTCTCGGACGGCGCGCAGGCCATAGTGCTCGATACCCTAACCGGCAAAAAGATCAGCGACGGCATGGACGCCGTGCCCACCAAAGCGCAGGCAGTTCAGTTATTAAAAGACGCCGAGCCGGTTGCTTTTCCGGAAAACAAACGGGAGCGGGAAAAACTCGTATTCAGAACCTATGATATCGAAAACGTCAATGTCCGCCGAAACATCGTTTCGGGTTAATTTCCGGTGCCATAGCCAACACGCCCCTATCAAGGAGGAAATACCGGCGTGCTTAACCGTGCACGAATTGTTATAAAAAGCGGCTCTAAACCGGCAAAGCCGAAAGCTGGGCTTCCAACGACCTTCTCCAGTTATGCACGCTTTTTTGTGCATGTTTCTGATAAAGGGCCTTTAACTGATTGAAGATTGAAAGCAGGAATCAACATAACATATATCGGTAACGGTGAAAAATGAGCAACTATTTATCTCAGGAATCAATCCGTAAACTCACAGACCCGTGGTTTACTCCGCCAAACCCGGGGTATGTTTTTAATATTTATTCAGATACCAGCGAGTTTTATCGCATACAATATGGTGACATTGTTGTTTTAAATGATGTCCCGTATCTTATCCGGCATAATGCCAAAGAAGGACGTTTCGGTCTTGATGATGAAGAAAAGTTCTGGGTCAAGCGCGCGATAGACTTAAATACCGGTGAAACAAAGATTATTAAACTTGTATTTTTCGAAAAGTTTATAGCCCGCGTAGGCGGTGTTGATTTTGAATGTTTCAGGAGTCCGCGTAAAGAGGCCCGCATTCTTAGCATCGTTAAGGACCATGACAATTTCATGCACGGTTTTTCGGTTCAAGACGAGAAAGACAATGTCGTCAGGATAATTGATTTCATTTATGGCAAAACTCTGGCAGATTATATAAGGGGGTTGTCATCAGGGATGGAACATGAAACTTATTTCTACAAACACTTTCCTGAAATTCTTGAAAACTTCATGGAATGCGCTCAGGCAATCCGTTTCCTTCACGAAAACAGAGAAAAACATGGTGACATACGCAGGGATCACATATTGATAGACAGGGATGCCGGATGCTGGCGCTGGATTGATTTTGACTACAATTTTCGTCACCGGGAGAATATGTTCGGCTACGATATGTTCGGCTTGGGCAATGTTTTGATTTATCTTGCCGGAATGGGAGATATTCTGATCGCAGATATAGTCAAGACAAATCATCCGGCGCTTTCTACGCTTGGTGAAGAAGACATGAACATCGTATTTAACAACCGGGTTGCAAATATTAAAAAGATTTATCCCTATATACCGGACAGCCTTAACCGTGTGCTTATGCATTTTTCAAAAAGCGCCAATATTTTTTATGATAAAACGTTTCAGTTTATTGATGATTTGAATGAATTCAGGGCTGCTTTTTTTAAAGGGGGTAAGAAATGAATTTGAATATTAATAGAAATATCCTGATCGCCGCAGATGAATCCGAGAATGCGAAACGAGCCGTTTTGTATGTGGCAAAACTGTTAGGCGGCATGAAAGGCTTTAAGGTAACAGTACTTCATATTATAAGGGAGCCCGAAGAAGACTATTTCCCCGATGATGCCAAAAAAGACAAATGGTATAAGGAATACAAGGAAAATATAGACAAGGTGATGGAAGAATACAGGCAGATACTTATAGCCGCAGGGTTTGCCACCGAGGATGTTTCAACACGCTCAACACTCCGCTATTGTCCTTCTATGGCGGAATGTATATTGGCAGAGCGGGACAAGCTTGAATACGGCACGCTGGTTGTGGGCAGAAAAGGTCTTTCGCGAAAAGAAGAATTTCTTTTCGGAAGCGTCTCAAACAAAATAGTAAGAACCGCCCGCAACTGCACCGTATGGGTGGTAGAATAATTTTTTATTGATGAACACGCTTGTCCAAAAATGCCGTAAACGTAAAAAAGTAATCCCATAATAAAAAACCCCCTTATAAAGCATGGCTTAGCTGCAAAAAAAAACACACAGCCAAAACAAGTAGGCATTTCGATGGTATGCTGTGCAAGTTTGTTTGGTCAAGTGGGTTGCAATATGGCGCATTACCGCTTTGCCGATGAGAAGGCCATCAAGCCGCCTATATTTAACGGTGGCAAAATCGGGAGGATTTCCGAATGTGAAAGGTACTGCCTCTTTTGGAGGTTTTAACGGTTGAAATTAATGGTGGGCCGTATTGGAATCGAACCAATAACCTACTGATTAAGAGTCAGTTGCTCTGCCTGATTGAGCTAACGGCCCGGACTAAAAAAAAGCACCCCGGAAACGGGTTGGTACCTATCAAGTTTGTGTTTGCTTGTCAATTTTAAATCAAGAAAAAAATGATTTTCCCGACCCGAGTTCATCACGGTTGCGCACGCCCAATCGTTTCCGTGCTCGTTGCGCCGGAAAACAGCGATCAAAGCGGTCTATCAGAGGAAACGGCCGCAGCATCCCCGGGTTTCATGCCGCGGTTGTTCACTAAGCGAACCATTATGGTCTTGCCTATGGCATTGCCTTTTCTTTGATAATGGGTCGACGAATTTTTTCCAGACGCCCCATTGAATCAATGATAACACTTTGTTATTTTAAAATCACCCGAGATTTCGCGGCGCTCGATGCCCGTGAAAATTGACAAAACGCCCCTTCTCGGCCATACTTCCACTTAATAATAAGCAAGTTTCCGTTCATTTTAACCAACCGAAACAACGCAGCCTTTTTTCAGATGGAAAGGAAGTGCGAATTTGCTTTGGGAACCTATTGAGAAGCATCCGGAATCCTTTCGAAAGATTCCCCACCTGCTGAATTATGCCGACACCTTTGCCGCCTTTTCCTGGAATGCCATTCGCAGTGAGTTGCAAGGGCTTCCCGAAAACAGAGGGCTGAACATTGCGCACGAAGCGGTTGACCGTCATGCGGAGGGACATCTTCGCGACCACGTGGCCCTGCAATGGCTTGGCAGTGAAGACACAATCCGCGCCTTCACCTACGCCGAGCTCAGATCGCAAAGCAATCGCTTCGCCAATATTCTCCAGGAACTCGGCATTGGGAAGGGAGATACGGTTTGCGCACTGGTCGGCCGAATTCCCGAACTCTACATCGCAGCTCTGGGGACTTTCAAAAACACCAGCATCTTTTGTCCCCTGTTTTCGGCTTTCGGTCCGGAACCCATCTACCAGCGCCTCAGCCGCGGGGATGCCAAAATTCTGCTGACCACCGAACATTACTACCGCCAAAAGGTAAGTCCGTTGATGAACAACCTGCCCAAGCTCAAGCAGGTGCTCTTGATTGACGTCAAAGATCATCCGGGAAACGGCCTTCTGTCGCTGCCCAGGCTCATGGCCCAATCTTCCGACGCTTTTATCATTCCACCGACCGACCCGGAGGATATCGCGGTCCTGCACTTTACCAGCGGCACCACCGGCATGCCCAAAGGCGCGCTCCATGCGCACAACGCCGTACTGACCCACTATATGACCGGCAAATATGTGATGGATTTTCACCCGGAGGATATCTTCTGGTGCACGGCCGACCCCGGATGGGTCACGGGAACCTCTTACGGCATCATTTCGCCGCTCCTGCATGGAATCACCAACGTGGTTGATGAAGGGGATTTCGACGCCCTGCGCTGGTGTCATATCTTGGAATCCCAGAAGATCAGCGTCTGGTACACGGCGCCAACAGCCATTCGCAGATTCATGCGACTAGGACTCGATCCGGCCCGAAAGTACGACCTTCGTCACCTGCGTGTCATTCACAGCGTTGGTGAACCCCTTAACCCCGAGGCCGTGGTGTGGGGCTTAAAGGCCATGGGATTGCCGATCCATGACAATTGGTGGCAGACGGAAACCGGCGGCATCATGATCGCCAATTTTCCCGCCATGGAAATTCGGCCCGGTTCCATGGGGCGTCCGCTTCCCGGCATCGAGGCGGCCATCGTCCAGCGTGTGAATCCCGATGCCGTCCAGGTGATCGAGACGCCCGGCGTTCAAGGCGATCTGGCGCTCAGGCCGGGATGGCCATCCATGTTTCGGGGCTACCTGCACGACGAGGCGCGCTACCGCAAGTGCTTCGTCGGCGGATGGTATTTGACGGGGGATCTGGCCAGGCGTGATGAAGACGGATATTTCTGGTTTGTGGGCCGGGCCGATGACATCATCAAAACCTCCGGGCACATGGTGGGGCCCTTTGAAGTGGAAAGCACCCTCATGGAACACCCCGCCGTTGCCGAGGCAGGGGTCATCGGAAAACCGGACCCGCTCATCGGGGAGATCGTAAAGGCGTTTGTCGCCTTGAAGCCAGGCATCCCCCCCAGCGATGCGCTACGTCTGGAACTTATCGGTTTTGCCCGTAAAAAGCTCGGTTCGGCCGTTGCGCCCAAGGAAATTGATTTTAAGCCGGACCTTCCCAAAAACAAGGCGGGAAAAATTATGCGGCGACTGCTCAAAGCCCGTGAGTTGGGTTTGCCCGAAGGCGATCTTTCCACATTGGAGGATTCAGGATGAACACTCAAGATGCCGTTAACCTAAATGGGGCCACCGTTGACCGCGATCACGCATTGCACCTGCTGAGGTCCATGATTCGCATCCGCCGGCTGGAGGAAAAGTGCGCAGAGCTTTACAGCGCCACGAAAATTCGGGGATTTTTACACCTCTACGATGGCGAAGAGGCGGTGGCCGTCGGGATCCTCGAAGCGCTGACCCGGGACGACGCCGTCGTGGCGACCTATCGGGAGCACGGCCATGCACTCATAAGGGGGGTTTCGGCCGGCGCTATTCTGGCGGAGATGTACGGCAAACAGGAGGGGTGCAGCCGCGGTCGAGGCGGTTCCATGCATCTTTTCGATAACAAAACTCGGTTTTACGGAGGCAATGCCATCGTGGGCGGCGGTCTTCCCATTGCCGTCGGTCTCGCTCTGGCAGACAAAATGCAGCACAAACAGCGGGTTACCTGTTGCTTTTTCGGCGAAGGGGCCGTGGCCGAGGGGGAGTTTCATGAAAGCCTGAACCTTGCGGCCCTCTGGCAATTGCCGGTGCTGTTCGTATGCGAAAACAATTTGTATGCCATGGGCACGGCGCTGAAATTCGAGCAGGCCGTTCAGGATATCACCCGCAAGGCCGCAAGCTACGACGTGAGTTCAGCAGCCGTGGACGGCATGGACGTGCTGGCTGTCGAGACGGCCGCAAAAAAGGCGGCACAGACGGTTCGCACCCAAGGAAAGCCATTTTTTCTGGAGTGCCGCACCTATCGCTTTCGGGCCCACTCCATGTATGATCCGGAGCTCTATCGCCCCAAATCCGAAGTTGAGGAATGGAAAAAGTCCTGCCCCATTGCGACCTTTGCTCGGAAAATGAAAACCGAAGGGTGCATCGGCAATGTTGACATTGAAACCATCGAGCGCGACGTTGCTCGGGAAATCAACGAAGCAGTGGCTTTTGCCGAGGCATGCACCTGGGAGCCCATAGAGGACATGACCCGTTTTGTCCATTCGGAACGGAGGACGCCATGAGCAGCGATGAAACGAATCTGCAAAAGATCACTTACCGTGAAGCTGTTCGCGAAGGGATCCGAGAGGCCCTGCAAAAAGACGAACGGGTTTTCCTCATGGGAGAGGATGTGGGCCGTTACGGGGGCTGCTTCGCGGTGACCAAGGGACTGCTCGAGGCATTCGGTCCGGAGAGGATTCGCGATACCCCGCTTTCCGAATCCGGCTTCGTCGGCGCGGGCATCGGCGCGGCCCTGGGCGGCATGCGCCCCATCGTGGAAATCATGACGGTCAACTTCAGCCTGCTCGCCGCCGACCAGATCATCAACAATGCTGCCGTCTATCTGTATATGTCCGGCGGACAGTTCAATGTCCCCATCGTTATCCGCATGGCCACCGGCGGAGGCCGGCAACTGGCGGCCCAACACTCCCGGTCCCTCGAGGGGTGGTATGCCCATATCCCCGGCATCAAAGTCATAAGCCCGGCCACCATCGAGGACGCACGCGGCATGCTTTGGACCGCTTTGCAGGACCCGGACCCGGTGCTGATTTTTGAAAACAGCAGCCTTTATAACATGGAGGGAACACTTGCCGCCGACGCCGGTCCGGTGGATATCGACAAGGCCCGTGTACGCAGGCCCGGAAAAGACATTACGCTCATCACCTACTCGGCAAGCCTCCATAAATCGCTGGCGGCGGCGGAAATCCTCGCCAAACAGGGGGTTGAAGCGGAAGTCATCGACCTTCGCTCGCTGCGCCCGCTGGATGAAAAGACTTTTCTGGATTCGGTCGTCAAAACCCACCGTGCCATCATCGTGGATGAGGGGTGGCGCAGCGGGGGTATTTCAGCCGAAATCAGCGCGCGGATCATGGAGGGCGTTTTTTACGACCTCGACGCCCCTGTCGAACGCCTTTGCAGTGTTGAGTCGCCCGTGCCCTATGCCAGGCACCTGGAGGAGGCCATGCTGCCCCAGGTCGATCAGATCGTGAACCTCATCCAAAAAATGGTAGGCGCCCATGGCTGAATTTCGCATGCCCAGTTTGGGCTCGGACATGATGGCGGGCACGCTCATAGAATGGCGGGTAAAGCCCGGTGATCGCGTCCGTCGAAGGGATGTTGTTGCCGTCGTTGAAACGGACAAGGCGGCCATCGAGATCGAGGTATACGAAGACGGCATCATTGAAACGCTTCTGATTCAGCCGGGCCAAAAAGTCCCCGTGGGTGCGGTCATGGCCATTATTCGAACAGAGACCGCGTTACAGGCCCCATCGCCGGATCAGGCGTCCGTGGCGGATATGCCTCGGTTATCGGCAGGGAAAGAAAATCCTCCCCTCCCGCGCAAAGCGACCACCCCTCCGTCCATCACGGCCGCAGGCACCGGGCGAATCAAAGCCTCCCCCTATGCACGCAAACTGGCTGCCGCGGGTGCCGTTGACCTTGCCGCCCTTGCGGGAACCGGCCCGGACGGCGCCATCCGCGCGGCGGACATTCAAAAGGCCCTGTCTCAGACAGCGGGAAAAGCCCCTCAACCGCGGATCGCAGAACAACCCGTCAATAAAGATTATACGGCTGCCATGCGTCGGGCCATTGCCGCCGCCATGACCCGCTCCAAACGGGAAATCCCCCACTACTATCTAAAAACGCGCATTGATATGAGCCGCGTATTGCGTTGGCTGGAATCGGAAAATATCAAGCGCCCGATCAAGGACCGGATGCTGCCTATCGTCCCGCTCATTCGGGCGGTAGCGCTGGCGCTGGGGGATGTTCCGGAACTCAATGGCTTCTGGATTGACGACCACCATCGCATATCGGAAGCAATCCATATCGGCTTTGTGATCTCCCTTCGCCAGGGCGGGCTGATCGCACCGGCCCTTCTCAATGCGGATCAAAAATGTCCGGATGAACTGATGGCGTCCCTGAGGGATCTGATTATACGCGCTCGTTCCGGCGGGTTGCGCAGTTCCGAAATGACGGATGCCACCGTCACCATCACCAGCTTGGGCGATCTCGGGGTCGAGGCGGTTTACGGCATCATTTACCCGCCCCAGGTGGCGCTGGTGGGATTCGGCAAGACCATGGAGCAACCTTGGGCCGAAAACGGCATGCTCGGGGTACGGCCGGGATTGACGGCGACCCTTTCCGCGGACCACCGGGCAACCGACGGCCATCGCGGCGCTCAGTTCTTGGATGCTTTAAACCGTTACCTTCAGGAGCCTTCAAAACTATGAACAATGATGAGATTAAAAACGTCATATTCGGAATACTTAAGCAGATTGCGCCCGAGCAGGACCCGGGCGCCCTGGGGCCGGATGAAAACATACGCAAAACTCTCGATATCGATTCCTTCGATGCTCTGAATTTCTTTGTCCACATCGATGAGAAACTCGGCGTTAACGTCCCCGAGGCGGATTATGGAAAGCTCAATACCCTATCGGAAATCCTCAGTTATCTTTCCTGCCGCTTGGGGTGATACACCTTTCCTTTGATTTCGGCAACCGGTGAAAGGACTGGGACCGGGGGTTTCAGGCCCCGCCTCGCCTCAACCCTGTAAGGAGATGCGCGATATGAATGACAATTACCCTGCGTTATATGAGCATCTGCAGAAAATGTTCGCCAAATTGGCAAGAAATCTGCGTGGCCCCATGTCGGCATTTGTCCAACTGAACGCCGCGGCAACGGCCCCTGGCGCCCTGGATGCCAAAACAAAGCAGCTCATTGCATTGGGCATCGTCATTACTTCCCGCTGCGAAGG
It contains:
- a CDS encoding serine/threonine protein kinase, translating into MSNYLSQESIRKLTDPWFTPPNPGYVFNIYSDTSEFYRIQYGDIVVLNDVPYLIRHNAKEGRFGLDDEEKFWVKRAIDLNTGETKIIKLVFFEKFIARVGGVDFECFRSPRKEARILSIVKDHDNFMHGFSVQDEKDNVVRIIDFIYGKTLADYIRGLSSGMEHETYFYKHFPEILENFMECAQAIRFLHENREKHGDIRRDHILIDRDAGCWRWIDFDYNFRHRENMFGYDMFGLGNVLIYLAGMGDILIADIVKTNHPALSTLGEEDMNIVFNNRVANIKKIYPYIPDSLNRVLMHFSKSANIFYDKTFQFIDDLNEFRAAFFKGGKK
- a CDS encoding universal stress protein yields the protein MNLNINRNILIAADESENAKRAVLYVAKLLGGMKGFKVTVLHIIREPEEDYFPDDAKKDKWYKEYKENIDKVMEEYRQILIAAGFATEDVSTRSTLRYCPSMAECILAERDKLEYGTLVVGRKGLSRKEEFLFGSVSNKIVRTARNCTVWVVE
- the acsA gene encoding acetate--CoA ligase, whose amino-acid sequence is MLWEPIEKHPESFRKIPHLLNYADTFAAFSWNAIRSELQGLPENRGLNIAHEAVDRHAEGHLRDHVALQWLGSEDTIRAFTYAELRSQSNRFANILQELGIGKGDTVCALVGRIPELYIAALGTFKNTSIFCPLFSAFGPEPIYQRLSRGDAKILLTTEHYYRQKVSPLMNNLPKLKQVLLIDVKDHPGNGLLSLPRLMAQSSDAFIIPPTDPEDIAVLHFTSGTTGMPKGALHAHNAVLTHYMTGKYVMDFHPEDIFWCTADPGWVTGTSYGIISPLLHGITNVVDEGDFDALRWCHILESQKISVWYTAPTAIRRFMRLGLDPARKYDLRHLRVIHSVGEPLNPEAVVWGLKAMGLPIHDNWWQTETGGIMIANFPAMEIRPGSMGRPLPGIEAAIVQRVNPDAVQVIETPGVQGDLALRPGWPSMFRGYLHDEARYRKCFVGGWYLTGDLARRDEDGYFWFVGRADDIIKTSGHMVGPFEVESTLMEHPAVAEAGVIGKPDPLIGEIVKAFVALKPGIPPSDALRLELIGFARKKLGSAVAPKEIDFKPDLPKNKAGKIMRRLLKARELGLPEGDLSTLEDSG
- the pdhA gene encoding pyruvate dehydrogenase (acetyl-transferring) E1 component subunit alpha; its protein translation is MNTQDAVNLNGATVDRDHALHLLRSMIRIRRLEEKCAELYSATKIRGFLHLYDGEEAVAVGILEALTRDDAVVATYREHGHALIRGVSAGAILAEMYGKQEGCSRGRGGSMHLFDNKTRFYGGNAIVGGGLPIAVGLALADKMQHKQRVTCCFFGEGAVAEGEFHESLNLAALWQLPVLFVCENNLYAMGTALKFEQAVQDITRKAASYDVSSAAVDGMDVLAVETAAKKAAQTVRTQGKPFFLECRTYRFRAHSMYDPELYRPKSEVEEWKKSCPIATFARKMKTEGCIGNVDIETIERDVAREINEAVAFAEACTWEPIEDMTRFVHSERRTP
- a CDS encoding alpha-ketoacid dehydrogenase subunit beta; amino-acid sequence: MSSDETNLQKITYREAVREGIREALQKDERVFLMGEDVGRYGGCFAVTKGLLEAFGPERIRDTPLSESGFVGAGIGAALGGMRPIVEIMTVNFSLLAADQIINNAAVYLYMSGGQFNVPIVIRMATGGGRQLAAQHSRSLEGWYAHIPGIKVISPATIEDARGMLWTALQDPDPVLIFENSSLYNMEGTLAADAGPVDIDKARVRRPGKDITLITYSASLHKSLAAAEILAKQGVEAEVIDLRSLRPLDEKTFLDSVVKTHRAIIVDEGWRSGGISAEISARIMEGVFYDLDAPVERLCSVESPVPYARHLEEAMLPQVDQIVNLIQKMVGAHG
- a CDS encoding dihydrolipoamide acetyltransferase family protein; protein product: MAEFRMPSLGSDMMAGTLIEWRVKPGDRVRRRDVVAVVETDKAAIEIEVYEDGIIETLLIQPGQKVPVGAVMAIIRTETALQAPSPDQASVADMPRLSAGKENPPLPRKATTPPSITAAGTGRIKASPYARKLAAAGAVDLAALAGTGPDGAIRAADIQKALSQTAGKAPQPRIAEQPVNKDYTAAMRRAIAAAMTRSKREIPHYYLKTRIDMSRVLRWLESENIKRPIKDRMLPIVPLIRAVALALGDVPELNGFWIDDHHRISEAIHIGFVISLRQGGLIAPALLNADQKCPDELMASLRDLIIRARSGGLRSSEMTDATVTITSLGDLGVEAVYGIIYPPQVALVGFGKTMEQPWAENGMLGVRPGLTATLSADHRATDGHRGAQFLDALNRYLQEPSKL